A single window of Spirochaetaceae bacterium DNA harbors:
- a CDS encoding ABC transporter ATP-binding protein: MSAILEVAHVSKRFHMGGILSRRYVEAVTDASFAIEERQPEVFTIVGESGSGKTTLARMMLGLEAPTTGEIRLSGRSMADRRGRAARIEFMRHAQPVFQNPFEAFNPLKRVDRYLEASARVLLGASGREAVDAAMDEALHKVGLSLAEVRGRYAHELSGGQLQRVAIARALIPNPEVLVADEPVSMVDASLRMSIVNLLRDLRDTLNVTVIYITHDLATAYYISDRIIIMQQGYIVEMGPAQAVLESPEHPYARLLKESVLPVDDPGAGRVQAPDRSLALAAAEQSGSGKLVARAGGRNVRMLAE, encoded by the coding sequence ATCCTGGAAGTGGCGCACGTCTCCAAGCGGTTCCACATGGGCGGCATCCTGTCCCGGCGCTACGTCGAGGCGGTGACCGACGCCAGCTTCGCGATCGAGGAGCGGCAGCCGGAGGTGTTCACGATCGTCGGCGAGTCGGGCTCCGGCAAGACCACGCTGGCGCGCATGATGCTGGGGCTGGAGGCCCCCACCACGGGCGAGATCCGGCTGTCGGGACGCAGCATGGCGGACCGCCGCGGCCGCGCGGCGCGGATCGAGTTCATGCGCCACGCGCAGCCGGTGTTCCAGAACCCGTTCGAGGCGTTCAACCCGCTCAAGCGGGTGGACCGCTACCTGGAGGCCAGTGCCCGCGTGTTGCTCGGCGCGAGCGGCCGGGAGGCCGTCGACGCCGCCATGGACGAGGCGCTGCACAAGGTGGGCCTCAGCCTGGCAGAGGTGCGCGGGCGCTACGCCCACGAACTCTCCGGCGGCCAGTTGCAGCGCGTCGCGATCGCGCGGGCGCTGATCCCCAACCCGGAGGTCCTGGTCGCCGACGAGCCGGTGTCGATGGTGGACGCCTCGCTGCGCATGTCGATCGTCAACCTGCTGCGCGACCTGCGCGACACCCTGAACGTGACGGTGATCTACATCACCCACGACCTGGCCACCGCGTACTACATCTCGGACCGCATCATCATCATGCAGCAAGGCTACATCGTGGAAATGGGCCCGGCGCAGGCGGTGCTGGAGTCGCCGGAGCATCCGTACGCGCGGCTGCTGAAGGAGTCGGTGCTGCCGGTGGACGACCCGGGCGCCGGGCGCGTGCAGGCCCCGGACCGCAGCCTGGCCCTGGCGGCCGCGGAGCAATCCGGCAGCGGTAAGCTGGTGGCGCGTGCCGGCGGCCGCAACGTGCGCATGCTCGCCGAGTGA